One region of candidate division KSB1 bacterium genomic DNA includes:
- a CDS encoding 4-hydroxy-tetrahydrodipicolinate synthase, whose protein sequence is MNLEGTFVALVTPFKNGKINEEKIRELVRLQIENGTDGIVPCGTTGESPALSEEEKNRVIEIVIEEAKGKALVIAGTGTNNTEKSVKATAQAKEMGADAALVITPYYNKPTQAGLIRHFEAVAEVNLPIMIYNVPGRTSVNILPSTIEKLSKLDQIVAIKEASGDLNQVSEILTTCKDNIKVFSGDDSLFAPILAIGGVGVVSVVANLVPQYLKSLYEAFKSNEIVRMQQLHHQLFELCQAMFYETNPAPVKTAMNLMGMDVGELRPPLAPMAETNKEKLIESLKVYGLLK, encoded by the coding sequence AGTTCGCTTACAAATAGAAAACGGCACGGACGGGATCGTACCCTGCGGTACCACGGGCGAATCCCCTGCGTTAAGCGAAGAAGAAAAAAACCGCGTTATCGAAATCGTCATCGAAGAAGCAAAAGGCAAGGCCCTTGTCATCGCGGGCACCGGCACCAACAACACTGAAAAGTCGGTCAAAGCAACAGCGCAAGCAAAAGAAATGGGAGCGGACGCCGCTTTGGTCATCACACCCTACTACAACAAACCGACTCAAGCCGGCCTCATCCGCCATTTTGAAGCCGTTGCTGAAGTGAACCTACCCATCATGATTTACAACGTGCCCGGAAGAACCAGCGTAAATATACTTCCCAGCACGATCGAAAAGCTTTCAAAATTAGACCAAATCGTCGCCATCAAAGAAGCCAGCGGTGATCTCAACCAGGTCTCTGAAATTCTAACTACGTGCAAAGATAACATCAAAGTTTTTTCCGGTGACGATTCTTTATTCGCACCCATTTTGGCTATTGGTGGCGTTGGGGTGGTTTCCGTAGTCGCTAACCTTGTCCCTCAATATTTGAAATCCCTTTACGAGGCTTTCAAGTCCAATGAAATTGTCAGAATGCAGCAATTGCACCATCAACTCTTCGAACTTTGTCAGGCGATGTTTTACGAAACAAACCCGGCGCCGGTCAAAACCGCTATGAACCTCATGGGCATGGATGTTGGCGAATTAAGACCGCCTTTAGCACCAATGGCCGAGACCAACAAAGAGAAACTCATTGAATCCCTCAAAGTTTACGGCCTGCTGAAATGA
- a CDS encoding M20/M25/M40 family metallo-hydrolase gives MTLFELTKKLIDIPSVTGSEREIVQFLFGELERRGFSVTKQLVEPGRENILATTEVKPQVILCTHLDTVPPHIPPKEDEQYIYGRGACDVKGLIAAMLFAGDRLLEMKIREFGFLFVVGEETDSIGAKKANEISPHPDFLINGEPTENKLGTGHKGIINLQLSTKGKAAHSSFPEMGESAIEKLLNALQSIREIDFGKDEILGKSTLNIGTIEGGTAFNVVPDKAQATLSIRNSVASEMIIQKINSVLNGAAEVKVLTQSEPQKLHTVPGFETTVLPFGTDIPHLQNFGKPLLIGPGSAKVAHADDERIEKNQLTEAVDIYVNLVKKLLAE, from the coding sequence ATGACCCTTTTCGAGCTTACAAAAAAGCTGATTGACATTCCCTCGGTTACGGGCTCTGAAAGAGAAATTGTTCAATTCCTTTTCGGTGAGCTTGAAAGGCGGGGCTTCTCAGTCACCAAGCAATTAGTGGAGCCCGGACGCGAAAATATTCTCGCGACTACGGAAGTCAAGCCACAGGTGATTTTATGCACGCACCTCGACACAGTACCGCCGCACATTCCTCCTAAAGAGGATGAGCAGTACATTTACGGCCGCGGCGCCTGCGACGTCAAAGGGCTGATTGCGGCTATGCTCTTTGCTGGAGACAGGCTGCTTGAAATGAAAATAAGAGAGTTCGGTTTTTTGTTTGTGGTTGGAGAAGAAACCGACAGTATCGGCGCAAAAAAAGCAAATGAGATCTCTCCGCATCCGGACTTCCTTATAAACGGCGAGCCGACTGAAAATAAATTAGGCACAGGCCATAAAGGGATTATTAATTTGCAACTCTCAACTAAAGGGAAGGCGGCACACTCCTCATTTCCTGAAATGGGCGAGTCTGCGATTGAAAAGCTGCTGAATGCATTGCAAAGCATTCGAGAAATCGATTTTGGCAAAGATGAAATTTTAGGTAAATCGACTTTGAATATCGGAACCATCGAAGGGGGCACCGCTTTTAACGTCGTTCCGGATAAAGCGCAGGCAACTCTCTCTATTCGTAATTCAGTCGCCTCCGAAATGATTATTCAAAAAATTAATTCTGTTTTGAATGGAGCCGCAGAAGTTAAAGTTTTGACTCAATCAGAGCCGCAAAAACTCCACACCGTTCCTGGATTCGAAACAACGGTTCTGCCTTTTGGAACGGACATTCCGCATTTGCAGAATTTTGGCAAACCGCTGCTGATTGGTCCCGGCAGCGCCAAAGTGGCTCACGCGGACGACGAAAGAATTGAAAAGAATCAGTTGACCGAGGCGGTCGATATTTACGTGAATTTAGTAAAAAAACTTTTGGCTGAATAA